The Nicotiana tabacum cultivar K326 chromosome 14, ASM71507v2, whole genome shotgun sequence genome contains a region encoding:
- the LOC142168655 gene encoding transcription factor bHLH128-like isoform X2, protein MYPSSTSSSSQNSMSHSTTAGGGSNGGGGLTRYGSAPGAFLTTAVESVIGANNHDFNLHGSHHQHLGPSRYFSPNMTSSNSLNSESTSKAKEQSSLQRSIGFNDLTIGSGGGGGGGGGCGVMPAASSSTTPLVRHSSSPARFLNQLAAAAGDTVSMGRGSYNSKGVADSSRGITRLNSQLSFTRQEALSQIAEENEDVEGTSTDNGHRKSTHSYATASSFAMGSWEDNNSIMFSVTPSKRAKHISNDIVNGLDDGETQFQFGLSQTALEMASMDRLLHIPEDSVPCKIRAKRGCATHPRSIAERERRTRISGKLKKLQDLVPNMDKQTSYADMLDLAVQHIRTLQDQVQNLNTELENCKCGCKKSSQ, encoded by the exons ATGTATCCTTCCtcaacttcttcttcatctcaaaaTTCAATGAGCCACAGTACCACCGCTGGCGGCGGTAGCAACGGCGGAGGAGGACTGACCCGTTACGGTTCAGCTCCGGGAGCGTTTTTAACTACTGCAGTTGAATCCGTCATTGGTGCTAATAATCACGATTTTAACCTCCACGGGTCCCACCATCAACACCTTGGACCTTCGCGATATTTTTCGCCGAATATGACGTCATCTAATTCGTTAAATTCAGAATCTACTAGTAAGGCTAAGGAACAATCGAGTTTACAGAGATCAATTGGATTCAATGATTTAACAATTGGCAgtggcggcggcggcggcggcggcggcggatGTGGAGTTATGCCGGCGGCGAGTTCTTCGACGACGCCGTTGGTTCGACATAGTAGCTCACCAGCTAGGTTTCTTAATCAACTTGCTGCTGCTGCTGGTGATACTG TATCAATGGGTAGAGGAAGCTATAACTCTAAAGGCGTCGCAGACAGTAGCCGGGGTATAACAAGGCTGAACTCTCAGCTCAGCTTCACTAGGCAAGAAGCTCTCTCTCAAATAGCAgaggaaaatgaggatgttgaAGGGACTAGTACAGACAATGGCCACAGAAAGTCAACACATTCTTATGCCACTGCAAGTAGTTTCGCAATGGGTTCATGGGAAGATAACAATTCTATAATGTTCTCTGTCACTCCGAGCAAACGAGCCAAGCACATTAGCAATGACATTGTCAATGGGCTCGATGACGGGGAAACTCAG TTCCAGTTTGGCTTGTCTCAGACAGCACTAGAAATGGCATCAATGGATAGATTGCTGCACATCCCTGAGGATTCTGTTCCTTGCAAAATTCGTGCCAAGCGTGGTTGTGCTACTCATCCTCGCAGCATTGCAGAAAGG GAGAGAAGAACCAGAATAAGCGGGAAGCTTAAGAAGTTACAAGATCTTGTTCCAAACATGGACAAG CAAACGAGCTACGCTGACATGCTGGATCTAGCAGTGCAGCACATTCGAACCCTTCAAGATCAGGTTCAG AATCTCAATACTGAACTTGAAAACTGCAAATGTGGATGTAAGAAATCCAGTCAATAA
- the LOC142168655 gene encoding transcription factor bHLH128-like isoform X1: protein MYPSSTSSSSQNSMSHSTTAGGGSNGGGGLTRYGSAPGAFLTTAVESVIGANNHDFNLHGSHHQHLGPSRYFSPNMTSSNSLNSESTSKAKEQSSLQRSIGFNDLTIGSGGGGGGGGGCGVMPAASSSTTPLVRHSSSPARFLNQLAAAAGDTGFSVSMGRGSYNSKGVADSSRGITRLNSQLSFTRQEALSQIAEENEDVEGTSTDNGHRKSTHSYATASSFAMGSWEDNNSIMFSVTPSKRAKHISNDIVNGLDDGETQFQFGLSQTALEMASMDRLLHIPEDSVPCKIRAKRGCATHPRSIAERERRTRISGKLKKLQDLVPNMDKQTSYADMLDLAVQHIRTLQDQVQNLNTELENCKCGCKKSSQ, encoded by the exons ATGTATCCTTCCtcaacttcttcttcatctcaaaaTTCAATGAGCCACAGTACCACCGCTGGCGGCGGTAGCAACGGCGGAGGAGGACTGACCCGTTACGGTTCAGCTCCGGGAGCGTTTTTAACTACTGCAGTTGAATCCGTCATTGGTGCTAATAATCACGATTTTAACCTCCACGGGTCCCACCATCAACACCTTGGACCTTCGCGATATTTTTCGCCGAATATGACGTCATCTAATTCGTTAAATTCAGAATCTACTAGTAAGGCTAAGGAACAATCGAGTTTACAGAGATCAATTGGATTCAATGATTTAACAATTGGCAgtggcggcggcggcggcggcggcggcggatGTGGAGTTATGCCGGCGGCGAGTTCTTCGACGACGCCGTTGGTTCGACATAGTAGCTCACCAGCTAGGTTTCTTAATCAACTTGCTGCTGCTGCTGGTGATACTG GCTTTTCAGTATCAATGGGTAGAGGAAGCTATAACTCTAAAGGCGTCGCAGACAGTAGCCGGGGTATAACAAGGCTGAACTCTCAGCTCAGCTTCACTAGGCAAGAAGCTCTCTCTCAAATAGCAgaggaaaatgaggatgttgaAGGGACTAGTACAGACAATGGCCACAGAAAGTCAACACATTCTTATGCCACTGCAAGTAGTTTCGCAATGGGTTCATGGGAAGATAACAATTCTATAATGTTCTCTGTCACTCCGAGCAAACGAGCCAAGCACATTAGCAATGACATTGTCAATGGGCTCGATGACGGGGAAACTCAG TTCCAGTTTGGCTTGTCTCAGACAGCACTAGAAATGGCATCAATGGATAGATTGCTGCACATCCCTGAGGATTCTGTTCCTTGCAAAATTCGTGCCAAGCGTGGTTGTGCTACTCATCCTCGCAGCATTGCAGAAAGG GAGAGAAGAACCAGAATAAGCGGGAAGCTTAAGAAGTTACAAGATCTTGTTCCAAACATGGACAAG CAAACGAGCTACGCTGACATGCTGGATCTAGCAGTGCAGCACATTCGAACCCTTCAAGATCAGGTTCAG AATCTCAATACTGAACTTGAAAACTGCAAATGTGGATGTAAGAAATCCAGTCAATAA